In the Lepisosteus oculatus isolate fLepOcu1 chromosome 6, fLepOcu1.hap2, whole genome shotgun sequence genome, one interval contains:
- the gcm2 gene encoding chorion-specific transcription factor GCMb, whose amino-acid sequence MSKASDQFDDSDCVCSFGMKLTWDINDPKLPQDIKQYDAFQEWTDGYVRFIYTAEDKNAQRHLSGWAMRNTNNHNCQILKKSCLGVVVCSRGCALVDGSKLTLRPAICDKARQKQQKKLCPNCSSALELVPCRGHSGYPVTNFWRSEGKAIFFQAKGVHDHPRPESKSETEARRSAVKRRVSSPHFSQKKRLMESEAGRYHDTGGHFPNIHHLSCMDGAERFSIIAESNFPIQAQHYASFQNAEPYKFAYDAPSHTADTTSPLQKPSNHRLYVPRPPCGYEFAVPSYLGSGSYPAIYKDSSSPQPESDSGKVCAQLNGSQHGMSPLNVHDRSYDAANKHHGWKQILGKGGYGERSEYSPVPANSSHPYHNSEYPCRYTGPASATPPALQTIITTTTKVSYQPCKPSVVKYGDNIYDVKNLQNCSSLLENGPVASYPELKVPEDAGVIKSALAYQQEAPPPKTERAESLDSYRYPGYCSNSYSERIAHPFRYENGEY is encoded by the exons ATGTCAAAAGCATCCGACCAGTTTGACGATTCCGACTGCGTGTGCTCCTTTGGGATGAAGTTAACCTGGGATATCAACGACCCCAAGTTGCCCCAG GACATCAAACAGTACGACGCTTTCCAGGAATGGACCGACGGCTACGTCCGCTTCATCTACACGGCGGAGGACAAGAACGCGCAGAGACACCTGAGCGGCTGGGCCATGAGGAACACCAACAACCACAACTGCCAGATCCTGAAGAAGTCCTGCCTCGGCGTGGTCGTCTGCAGCCGGGGCTGCGCGCTGGTGGACGGCAGCAAACTGACGCTCCGGCCGGCCATCTGCGACAAGGCGCGGCAGAAGCAACAGA AAAAGCTGTGTCCCAACTGCAGTTCTGCCCTGGAACTTGTCCCCTGCCGCGGACACAGTGGCTATCCAGTCACCAATTTTTGGAGATCAGAAGGAAAAGCAATATTTTTCCAG GCCAAAGGGGTCCATGACCATCCCAGACCAGAAAGCAAGTCAGAGACAGAGGCCAGAAGAAGTGCTGTTAAAAGGAGAGTGTCCTCGCCTCATTTCTCCCAGAAGAAGAGGCTCATGGAATCAGAG GCGGGAAGATACCACGACACTGGCGGGCATTTCCCCAACATCCACCACTTGTCCTGCATGGACGGCGCGGAGAGGTTCAGCATCATCGCAGAATCCAACTTTCCCATCCAGGCCCAGCATTACGCTTCTTTCCAGAACGCAGAACCCTACAAGTTTGCCTACGACGCGCCCAGTCACACAGCCGACACCACCTCCCCACTGCAGAAGCCTTCCAACCATCGCCTGTACGTGCCCCGGCCACCCTGTGGCTATGAATTTGCTGTCCCCAGCTACCTTGGGTCCGGTTCCTACCCTGCCATCTACAAGGACTCCAGCAGTCCGCAGCCAGAGTCGGACTCCGGTAAAGTGTGCGCGCAGCTGAACGGCTCTCAACACGGCATGAGCCCCCTGAACGTTCACGACAGGAGCTACGATGCCGCCAACAAGCACCACGGCTGGAAGCAGATTTTGGGCAAAGGAGGCTATGGTGAAAGGAGTGAGTACAGCCCAGTGCCTGCCAATTCCAGTCACCCTTATCATAACAGCGAGTACCCCTGTAGATACACAGGCCCGGCCTCTGCCACTCCCCCAGCTCTGCAGACAATCATAACCACCACGACCAAGGTGTCCTACCAGCCCTGCAAACCGTCGGTGGTCAAGTACGGCGACAACATCTACGACGTGAAAAACCTGCAGAACTGCAGCTCCTTGCTGGAAAACGGTCCTGTGGCGTCCTATCCGGAACTGAAGGTTCCTGAGGATGCTGGGGTTATTAAGTCTGCCTTAGCCTATCAACAAGAAGCACCACCCCCCAAGACGGAAAGAGCAGAAAGCCTGGACTCCTACAGATATCCAGGATACTGTTCCAACAGCTACTCTGAACGAATAGCTCACCCCTTTAGATATGAGAACGGGGAGTACTGA